The Mucilaginibacter gracilis genomic interval AGGTTTCCGTTTTTATCCCTGAACTGGTAAGCGCCGGTAGTTTTGTCTACCCCCGCGTAGTCATAAACAAAAAAAGTCCCCAGCGGCTGACCAATATTTCTATTATCTATTCCTAATACGCCAGGGCCAACCGAAACCAATTTGTTTTTATTGATGGTAATATTAAATGAAGTATTCCATTGAAAATCTTTGGTCTTGACATTCACCGTATTAAGTGCGAGCTCCCAGCCGCTGTTGGCTACTGTAGCATCCTGGTTGGTTTCTATGGACGAAAAACCGGTTACCGAGGGCAAACTGTAGGCGGTCAGCTGGTTCGAGGTTTTATTTAAATAGTAAGAAATGGCTGTTGACACCCTGCCCTTAAAAAGGCTCAACTCAAAGCCAGCTTCTTTTTTACGGGTTTCCTCCCAGGCCAGCAAAGGGTTAAAAAGGTTATTGATGTAAAGCCCCGTACCATTTTGGTAAGAAGAGGGTAATGACGTATACAGGTCCAGGTATCTGTAATCGCCTATCTGGTCGCTTCCTGTGGTACCATAACTTACGCGCAATTTGCCAAAACTAATTACAGGTAAATTATGCTTGATAAAGCCGGATTGGGAAAATATCCATGCAGCGCCGACCGCGCCGAAATCATGAAACCTGCGCTCCGGTCCGAACCGGCTGCTACCGTCCCGCCTGCCGGTAAAATTGAGGATATACTGATCATTGATATTGTAATTGATACGGCCAAAAAAAGCAGTATATCGATAACGGGATATTGTTGTCGATGTAATCTTCGAGTTGGTCGGATCTGCCGAAAGGGGGTCCTCCATCAGCTGATCGCTGAGAAAGCCGTTGGCATTAAATATCTGCCCGTTATTGTCGTCCTGCTGAAATGTAGCGCCCGCCAGAACGTCTATCGTGCCTTCCCATAAGCTCGCCGAATAATTTGCCTGCGGTTCAATGATCCACGAGCGCGAGCTGTTATTGGTGAAATTCGACTGGCGGCTTGACGTGCCCCAGAAAGCCGGGTCAACCGATGAAAATGGTAAGGTATTCAATTCGTTTACCAGCAGGCTGTTATAGCCGAGATTCGTTTTCAAAGACAGGTTATGCAGCAGCTGGTAACTCACCGTGGCATTGCTGACCAGATTAGTGGTATGGTTGTTATACTTTTGCAATAGCGAAGCGTAAGGATTCACCCAGGTGGAATTTGCCCAGTTCAGCGTCCCGTCGCTGTTGTAAACCTGGGGCGCTACCGGGGCCAGGTAAATATTCCTTGTCAGGTCGCTCTGGAGCAATCGGTTATTGTCATCCATGTAGTTGCCCGATAGCAATATCCTGAATTTCTGGTTAGCGGAAGCGCTGTTGATATTGAAATGCAGGGACACCTTCTGATCACTGAAATCGCCTGGAAACACTGTAGTTTGCTTCTGATAACTTGTCCCGACCAGATATTGGGTCGTAGCGTTCCCCCCGGAAACACCCGCCTGGATGTTGTCATACTTCGCTGTGCCCCCAATTAGCTGTTTCTGCCAGTCGGTACTGCGGGTAGTATCCCATTTAGCCAGGTCGATATCTCCGCCGATCCCGCTGCCCACGGCCACGTGATCATTTTTCAGGGCCTCGTAACGCATATCCAGGTATTGGCGCCTGTCCAGCAGGTCAAAGGAACGGGTGATCCTTCCCAGGCCGCTCTGCGCGGTGAAATTCACTGTGGTTTCCCCGGACTTGCCTTTTTTTGTGGTGATCAGCACTGCGCCGTTTGCCGCGCGGGAGCCGTAGATCGCCGTTGCGTCGGCGTCTTTCAGAACATCGATCGATTCAATGTCCGAAGGATTGATAAAACTTAAGGCGCTTCCATAAATCCCCTGGTTTTCGTTACCTGAACCGCCCAGAATGTTACCCAGGTTCTTCAATAGTTGTGAGGTATAGGGGACGCCGTCAATAATATATAAAGGATCGTTGCCGTTATATAAACTGTTCTGGCCGCGGACCCTGATGGTAACGCCGGTCCCGGGCAGTCCCGTTGACTGGGTGATCTGTACGCCCGGTAACCTGCCTTCAAGGGCCAGTAAGGGATTATCAACTGGCTGTTTTTGAATATCGTCGCTTTTGACAGTTCCGATATCGCCGGTAGCGAGCCTTCTTGTCGTTGTTCCGTAGGCGATCACCTGTACCTCGTCCAGGTTAGAATTGCTCACAGTTAATGTTATCGTTCCCAGTTCCGGCCCGGCATTGGTCTCCCGTGTTATATAGCCTACAAAAGAAATCACGACAATAGCTTTGGGACTGACCTGTTTCAGCGCAAACGAGCCATCCTTGCTGGTAATGGTAAATTGGCTTCCATCCTTTAACTTTACATTTACTCCTGGTAGCGCATTCCCTTTTTCATCCACCACACGCCCGTGCACATCAATAGCAGTAAAAGCAGTTTTAACGTTATCGAGAAAGGAAGGTTCTCTTTTCTTCTGTTCAATAATAACCGTTTTGTCCTCTATCGTATATGTTAGTTGCTGCTTTTCTAAAACTAAGTCAAGAACTGCGTTAAGCTCTGCGTCATTGAAATTTACATCGATGATTTGACTCCCATTTACTTTTTTAGGTGACCATATAATACTATAGCCGGTTTGTTTATTGATCGAGTTGAAGATCTGCTTAAGGCTTATATGCTTTTGGTTAAGCGTAACACGCTGCGCAAGGCCCGTCGCGCTGACGGTCATTAAGCTTGTTAAAATGATGATCGTGGTAAGTTTCATGATCAACAGGCATTTTTTA includes:
- a CDS encoding SusC/RagA family TonB-linked outer membrane protein, giving the protein MKLTTIIILTSLMTVSATGLAQRVTLNQKHISLKQIFNSINKQTGYSIIWSPKKVNGSQIIDVNFNDAELNAVLDLVLEKQQLTYTIEDKTVIIEQKKREPSFLDNVKTAFTAIDVHGRVVDEKGNALPGVNVKLKDGSQFTITSKDGSFALKQVSPKAIVVISFVGYITRETNAGPELGTITLTVSNSNLDEVQVIAYGTTTRRLATGDIGTVKSDDIQKQPVDNPLLALEGRLPGVQITQSTGLPGTGVTIRVRGQNSLYNGNDPLYIIDGVPYTSQLLKNLGNILGGSGNENQGIYGSALSFINPSDIESIDVLKDADATAIYGSRAANGAVLITTKKGKSGETTVNFTAQSGLGRITRSFDLLDRRQYLDMRYEALKNDHVAVGSGIGGDIDLAKWDTTRSTDWQKQLIGGTAKYDNIQAGVSGGNATTQYLVGTSYQKQTTVFPGDFSDQKVSLHFNINSASANQKFRILLSGNYMDDNNRLLQSDLTRNIYLAPVAPQVYNSDGTLNWANSTWVNPYASLLQKYNNHTTNLVSNATVSYQLLHNLSLKTNLGYNSLLVNELNTLPFSSVDPAFWGTSSRQSNFTNNSSRSWIIEPQANYSASLWEGTIDVLAGATFQQDDNNGQIFNANGFLSDQLMEDPLSADPTNSKITSTTISRYRYTAFFGRINYNINDQYILNFTGRRDGSSRFGPERRFHDFGAVGAAWIFSQSGFIKHNLPVISFGKLRVSYGTTGSDQIGDYRYLDLYTSLPSSYQNGTGLYINNLFNPLLAWEETRKKEAGFELSLFKGRVSTAISYYLNKTSNQLTAYSLPSVTGFSSIETNQDATVANSGWELALNTVNVKTKDFQWNTSFNITINKNKLVSVGPGVLGIDNRNIGQPLGTFFVYDYAGVDKTTGAYQFRDKNGNLTSSPGFDDATIPENLSPKFFGGFQNAFRYKSVSFDMLFQFVKQIGQNNQFGNYPGGFYFMNQPTSVLARWQRPGDVTNIQRYNQDFSLNNGYNIANSSNAAYTDASFIRLKNVSLSWQVPEPLVKKIHFRNARVFVNGQNLLTFTGYKGSDPESRSLYSLPPLKVCAIGVQVGI